The Thiosulfativibrio zosterae genome has a window encoding:
- a CDS encoding TolC family protein yields MKRVLLNTLLGSCLLSTTAQTVWAADYPTLAATLQATLPEQALLANTQQLQSAAQSYANQTLPGEVTVKLNHENDALTDNKAKQTWEAGVEFPIWRSGQAHSQDALAQAYQNLFLAEQQQLKLLTAQTLRDLVWQTQTAKIKAHFSQKALEQTQALVEMVTQRVTQGENPKLDLLLAEKSLFAAQSDFATANFELEVALNTYQAKLNTQALPDLLPEQQAPADLLEQHPQRLKLQALIQIETAKLAALKANQQSNPSVYVGGKNEQSNQGVNDTFLIAQFNYPLQLDSLAGHQKVLQAEQQSQLSRLQAELRRFEQNHPLDLFRAQQAIFSAQTQQQLSEQQLTHAEKTLMLAKQSYFLGETSIQNLLISQQTVLEQKLAARLAKTKTFMAIADFNQIAGVAF; encoded by the coding sequence ATGAAACGTGTTTTACTCAATACCTTGCTCGGCAGCTGTTTGCTGAGCACCACTGCCCAAACGGTTTGGGCAGCTGACTACCCTACTCTGGCGGCAACCTTGCAAGCCACTTTGCCAGAACAGGCCTTACTGGCGAATACCCAACAATTGCAAAGCGCTGCACAGTCCTATGCAAACCAAACCTTGCCAGGTGAAGTCACCGTTAAACTTAATCATGAAAACGATGCCTTGACCGATAATAAAGCCAAACAAACCTGGGAAGCTGGGGTGGAATTTCCGATTTGGCGCTCAGGGCAAGCTCACAGCCAAGATGCATTGGCACAGGCTTACCAAAACTTATTTCTTGCAGAACAACAACAACTTAAGCTGCTCACGGCACAAACCCTGCGTGACCTAGTATGGCAAACCCAAACCGCCAAAATCAAAGCCCATTTTTCTCAAAAAGCACTAGAGCAAACCCAAGCCTTAGTTGAAATGGTTACCCAGAGAGTCACCCAAGGTGAAAACCCCAAACTGGATTTATTGCTCGCCGAAAAATCTTTGTTTGCCGCCCAAAGTGATTTTGCCACTGCCAATTTTGAACTTGAAGTAGCACTCAATACCTACCAAGCCAAACTTAATACGCAAGCCCTACCTGACCTTTTGCCAGAGCAACAAGCTCCAGCCGATTTGTTAGAGCAACACCCACAACGCTTAAAATTGCAAGCACTCATTCAAATTGAAACCGCAAAATTAGCTGCACTAAAAGCGAATCAACAAAGCAATCCCAGCGTGTATGTCGGGGGCAAAAATGAGCAAAGCAATCAAGGGGTGAACGACACCTTTTTAATTGCACAGTTTAATTATCCATTACAGCTCGATAGCTTGGCGGGGCATCAAAAAGTTTTGCAAGCTGAACAGCAAAGCCAACTCAGTCGCTTACAAGCCGAATTGCGTCGCTTTGAGCAAAACCATCCTTTAGATCTGTTTAGAGCGCAACAAGCCATTTTTTCAGCGCAAACGCAACAGCAACTCAGTGAACAACAACTGACCCATGCCGAAAAAACCCTAATGCTCGCTAAACAATCCTACTTTTTAGGCGAAACCAGTATTCAAAATTTACTAATTTCACAACAAACCGTCCTCGAACAAAAGCTGGCCGCCCGTTTGGCCAAAACCAAAACCTTTATGGCGATTGCCGACTTTAACCAAATTGCAGGAGTTGCTTTTTAA
- a CDS encoding TonB-dependent receptor domain-containing protein, which yields MTMKMKTLAYFVATCFVGVAHAQETTLSTIEVEAPIEKTAMPLEAALEQSGNTEAGSVLRQISGVEGSRMGGIGLDVLIRGQGQSAVNVLVDGGKIEGGCPNRMDPPTHYTELNSFDSIEVIKGVQSLQTGVGGTAGTVILERNAPTFEPGKPYNGKVYAATNSNGLTQDIGAQAAVGNDQFYVVLQGSDKIAKSYEDGNGNTVNSSYKTQQGHIDLGWSPTPDQQIKLSHEISNTQDALYQGSTMDAPKSNGTMTRLSYEGKNFKGPVTEVEVSGYVSDVEHVMDNFSLRPFNPLMKMETPTDVTTKGGKVRLSSQLAQTKLDYGLLLQTIEKQASLYSRSAGAQLDKSQALMWPDAVTEQNSLFVEANTAISNSQNVVYGVRVDQVSAKARNANETPDNTTKPTPVSVYNTVNANYSGKTSVDETNWNGLLRYEQKLASSMAWFGGVSLTTNTADETERFMAKGADWAGNPDLKPEKHLQFDLGLTQKTSQFNWGANVFADQVTDYILRDKAANQASLNGTTGQEQGYVNVDAQIMGAEFDWGYSLTRAISLAGNLAYTQGRNTTDSRNLSNMSPINGQVTARYDVTSWYSGARFNFATEQGDVDSAYGELKTAAWSTVDVFAGYQLNKTLQFKAGVNNLFNHAYVTSVNRTDSYNGNIYKVMEPGVNVWANVEAKF from the coding sequence ATGACCATGAAAATGAAAACCCTAGCCTATTTTGTCGCCACTTGTTTTGTTGGCGTTGCTCATGCACAAGAAACAACCCTATCAACCATTGAAGTTGAAGCACCCATTGAAAAAACAGCTATGCCTCTTGAAGCCGCCCTAGAGCAGTCGGGAAACACAGAAGCTGGAAGTGTGTTACGCCAGATTTCTGGGGTTGAAGGTTCTCGAATGGGCGGTATTGGTTTAGATGTTTTAATTCGTGGTCAAGGCCAATCAGCAGTCAATGTATTGGTTGATGGCGGAAAAATTGAGGGCGGTTGTCCAAATCGTATGGACCCACCAACCCATTACACAGAATTAAATAGTTTTGACAGTATTGAAGTCATCAAAGGCGTACAGTCTTTGCAAACCGGTGTAGGTGGAACAGCTGGAACCGTTATTTTAGAGCGTAATGCGCCAACATTTGAACCAGGAAAACCCTATAACGGCAAAGTGTATGCGGCTACTAATTCGAACGGATTAACGCAAGATATCGGTGCTCAAGCAGCCGTTGGTAATGACCAGTTTTATGTTGTGCTACAAGGTTCTGACAAAATAGCCAAAAGTTATGAAGACGGTAATGGCAATACGGTAAACAGCAGCTACAAAACCCAACAAGGGCATATTGATTTAGGTTGGTCTCCCACGCCAGATCAGCAAATTAAATTATCGCATGAAATTTCAAATACCCAAGATGCTTTATATCAGGGTTCGACCATGGATGCCCCAAAATCCAATGGCACTATGACTCGTTTGAGTTACGAGGGTAAAAACTTTAAAGGGCCTGTCACTGAAGTTGAAGTATCTGGTTATGTTTCAGATGTCGAGCATGTTATGGATAACTTTAGTTTGCGTCCATTTAATCCTTTAATGAAAATGGAGACTCCCACCGATGTAACTACTAAAGGCGGTAAAGTTCGTTTAAGTAGCCAGCTTGCGCAAACTAAACTAGATTATGGTTTGTTGTTACAGACAATTGAAAAGCAAGCTTCTTTGTACTCTCGTTCAGCAGGAGCTCAGCTGGATAAATCTCAAGCGCTTATGTGGCCAGATGCTGTTACCGAACAAAACAGCTTGTTTGTTGAAGCTAATACAGCGATTTCAAATAGTCAAAATGTAGTTTACGGTGTTCGTGTTGATCAGGTTTCTGCTAAAGCTAGAAATGCTAATGAAACACCTGATAACACAACCAAACCAACGCCTGTTAGCGTTTATAACACTGTAAATGCCAATTATTCTGGCAAAACATCTGTGGATGAAACCAATTGGAATGGTTTGTTGCGATATGAGCAAAAACTGGCATCTTCTATGGCTTGGTTTGGCGGCGTGAGTTTAACGACCAATACTGCGGATGAAACTGAACGATTTATGGCAAAAGGGGCAGATTGGGCTGGTAATCCAGATTTAAAACCTGAAAAACATTTGCAGTTCGATTTGGGTTTGACTCAAAAAACCAGCCAGTTTAATTGGGGTGCGAATGTGTTTGCTGATCAAGTAACGGATTACATTTTACGAGATAAAGCAGCCAATCAAGCAAGTTTGAATGGAACAACAGGACAAGAACAAGGTTATGTGAATGTGGACGCTCAAATTATGGGTGCTGAATTTGACTGGGGTTACTCGCTCACTCGTGCCATTTCTTTGGCGGGTAACTTGGCTTACACCCAAGGGCGTAACACGACAGACAGCCGTAACCTAAGTAATATGTCGCCAATCAATGGTCAAGTGACCGCTCGTTATGATGTGACCAGCTGGTATTCAGGTGCACGCTTTAACTTTGCAACCGAACAAGGTGATGTGGATAGCGCTTATGGTGAGTTAAAAACCGCCGCTTGGAGCACCGTGGATGTTTTTGCAGGTTATCAACTTAACAAAACGCTACAATTTAAAGCGGGCGTAAATAATCTGTTTAATCATGCATATGTTACCAGTGTTAACCGTACCGACAGTTATAACGGCAATATTTATAAAGTGATGGAGCCTGGAGTGAATGTTTGGGCAAATGTGGAAGCTAAGTTTTAA
- a CDS encoding sensor histidine kinase, with product MKSLEKQLSSSMGLSLVVLFGLFWWVSITAIHKVTEQYIVTRLEHDTESIIKHLIWTGQSWHLEQEISPIYSQVHSGHYFVIKTPHNNVTSNSLENYPLFAKAAPKQTLVYETKGPKQQLVLVLSTQARIQNQPIQIWVAEDHSPIQQSLFTFDMIFGGFSLVILITIFGLQRYWLKRGFSQLKPLESALIDLQDDKIIHLNSEDYPNEISGLIKNLNQAFSNAKAQLEKSRHANANLAHTLKTPLNIIYQLLDNPILPSESREALQQQAQTIYRLLERELKKARIAADAVQTARLNAQHLQDLVSSLQTLYPNIQIDLKGSDEAIRQLGLDQEDGYELFGNLLDNACKWAQHQVNCHIQSHASGVVIIIEDDGPGVAPAQLAKIQERGYRLDEQQSGQGLGLAIVADLVSAYQAHIQFSSPKTGLGGLKVTVIFEPHKNAPLENKAY from the coding sequence ATGAAGTCACTTGAAAAACAACTCAGTTCTTCAATGGGTTTAAGCCTGGTGGTTCTGTTTGGTCTGTTTTGGTGGGTATCGATTACGGCCATTCATAAGGTCACCGAGCAATACATTGTCACCCGTTTAGAACACGACACAGAATCCATTATCAAACATTTAATCTGGACTGGGCAAAGCTGGCATTTAGAACAAGAAATTAGCCCTATTTACTCTCAGGTACATTCTGGTCACTATTTTGTGATTAAAACGCCTCACAACAATGTTACCTCTAACTCCCTTGAAAACTATCCCCTATTTGCCAAAGCTGCACCCAAACAAACCTTGGTGTATGAAACCAAAGGCCCCAAACAACAATTAGTGCTGGTTTTATCGACCCAAGCACGCATTCAAAATCAACCCATTCAAATTTGGGTGGCCGAAGACCACTCACCGATTCAGCAAAGCCTATTTACCTTTGACATGATTTTCGGTGGATTTAGTTTGGTCATTTTAATCACCATTTTTGGTCTACAGCGTTATTGGCTTAAGCGCGGTTTTAGTCAACTCAAACCGCTAGAAAGCGCCTTGATTGACCTCCAAGATGACAAGATTATCCACTTAAACAGTGAAGACTATCCTAATGAAATATCAGGACTTATTAAAAACTTAAACCAAGCTTTCAGCAATGCCAAAGCACAACTGGAAAAATCGCGTCATGCCAATGCTAACCTTGCGCACACCCTCAAAACACCGCTCAATATCATCTATCAATTACTCGACAACCCAATTCTTCCCAGCGAGAGTCGTGAGGCTTTGCAGCAACAAGCACAAACCATTTATCGTTTGTTAGAAAGAGAGCTTAAAAAAGCCCGTATTGCGGCCGATGCGGTGCAAACTGCTCGCTTAAACGCCCAGCATCTTCAAGACTTGGTAAGCTCTTTGCAAACTCTCTACCCTAATATTCAAATTGATTTAAAGGGCTCTGATGAAGCTATTCGTCAGCTCGGTCTAGACCAAGAAGATGGCTATGAATTGTTTGGCAACCTGCTCGACAATGCTTGCAAATGGGCGCAACACCAAGTGAACTGCCATATTCAATCTCATGCCTCAGGCGTTGTTATCATCATTGAAGATGATGGTCCAGGCGTTGCACCCGCCCAACTGGCCAAGATTCAAGAACGCGGTTATCGGTTAGATGAACAACAGTCTGGTCAAGGGTTAGGATTGGCCATTGTCGCAGACTTGGTGAGCGCCTATCAGGCTCACATTCAGTTTAGCTCCCCGAAAACAGGATTGGGGGGGTTAAAGGTGACTGTGATTTTTGAACCGCATAAAAACGCCCCTTTAGAAAACAAAGCTTATTAA
- a CDS encoding ion transporter — MTWQSFQMQFQQLRDNKLFEMIVISIIILSSLLIGLKTYPLHPNLEQFLVFMDTAVTLFFLVEILIRMAAEDRVLNFFKKGWNVFDFVIVVVSLIPLDDSEYALIARMLRLFRVMRLISFIPELRVLVTALLSALPRMGYVALLMFIIFYLYAVIGNLLFSSINPTLWGDLGISLLTLFRVATFEDWTDVMYETMTVYKLSWIYYLTFIFFSAFVFLNMMIGIVVEVLDEEHSKMLADEQQDEKNALLNEQAQQLADQKAHQQKLEQELASLHTKLDQLIRQKG; from the coding sequence ATGACTTGGCAATCTTTTCAAATGCAATTTCAACAGCTGCGTGACAACAAATTATTTGAAATGATCGTGATTTCAATCATTATTTTGTCATCGCTTTTAATCGGTTTAAAAACCTATCCTTTACACCCCAATCTTGAACAGTTTTTGGTGTTTATGGACACGGCGGTCACCCTGTTTTTCTTGGTCGAAATCTTAATTCGCATGGCCGCTGAAGACCGCGTACTCAACTTTTTTAAAAAGGGTTGGAATGTTTTTGACTTTGTCATAGTCGTGGTCAGTTTGATTCCTTTAGATGACTCTGAATATGCTTTAATCGCCCGAATGCTGCGACTCTTTCGTGTGATGCGTTTGATTTCGTTTATTCCAGAACTGCGTGTTTTAGTTACGGCACTGCTCAGTGCTTTACCACGCATGGGATATGTGGCGCTGTTGATGTTTATTATTTTTTATCTGTATGCGGTGATTGGTAACCTACTTTTCTCTAGCATCAACCCAACCCTGTGGGGCGATTTAGGCATTAGCTTACTCACGCTTTTTAGAGTCGCAACCTTTGAAGATTGGACGGATGTCATGTATGAAACCATGACCGTTTATAAACTCAGTTGGATTTATTACCTGACCTTTATTTTCTTTTCGGCGTTTGTATTTTTAAACATGATGATTGGTATCGTGGTTGAAGTGTTGGATGAAGAGCATTCCAAAATGTTAGCCGACGAACAACAAGACGAAAAAAATGCTTTATTAAATGAGCAAGCCCAACAGTTGGCTGATCAAAAAGCCCATCAACAAAAACTGGAACAAGAATTGGCTTCTTTGCATACTAAATTAGATCAACTCATTCGCCAAAAAGGTTAA
- a CDS encoding response regulator transcription factor yields the protein MKLLLVEDEPLLQESLTKNLQQAGFLCDLAGNGEEASHLLNEFEYDCIILDLGLPKQPGLVVLEQFRIQNTHTPVLVLTARNAWQDRVIGLKTGADDYLGKPFHFEELLARVQNLIKRKTPDNSFNIVYKNFTLDGQMRSLKTASDTISLTKNEYRLLHLFFSHPNQIFSKDQLLQKISDQHSDTSGNLIEVYIAKLRRLLGKESIETLRGQGYRLVNLNPPEENA from the coding sequence ATGAAATTACTGCTCGTTGAAGACGAACCTTTATTGCAAGAAAGTCTGACCAAAAATCTGCAGCAAGCCGGATTTTTATGTGACCTAGCCGGTAATGGTGAGGAAGCCTCACACCTATTAAACGAGTTTGAGTATGATTGCATTATTCTCGATTTAGGGCTTCCAAAACAACCAGGCCTGGTTGTTTTAGAGCAGTTTAGAATCCAAAATACCCACACACCTGTCTTGGTATTAACCGCGCGCAATGCCTGGCAAGACCGCGTGATAGGCTTAAAAACTGGGGCGGATGATTATTTAGGAAAACCTTTTCATTTCGAAGAGTTACTGGCAAGAGTTCAAAACTTAATTAAGCGAAAAACACCCGACAATAGCTTTAACATTGTCTATAAAAACTTCACCCTAGACGGTCAAATGCGCAGTTTAAAAACCGCGTCTGACACCATTAGTTTAACCAAAAACGAATATCGTTTATTACACCTGTTCTTTTCTCATCCCAACCAAATCTTTTCAAAAGACCAGCTGTTACAAAAAATCAGCGACCAACACAGCGACACCAGCGGTAATCTGATTGAGGTGTACATCGCCAAACTCCGCCGTTTGTTGGGTAAAGAATCCATAGAAACCTTGCGAGGACAAGGCTACCGTTTGGTCAATTTGAATCCACCCGAGGAAAACGCATGA
- a CDS encoding FKBP-type peptidyl-prolyl cis-trans isomerase: MKIENNKVALIEYVLSDAEGNQIDASNGQPLAYLHGHHNLIPGLEKELEGKSVSDKFTVTIPAEDAYGPKMDHLVQANVPKEMFQGVENLEVGMRFQAQSDEGMHSVVITQVSDEHVTVDGNHELAGMDLTFAVEIMGIRDATAEEIEHGHAHGAGGHHHH, translated from the coding sequence ATGAAAATTGAAAACAACAAAGTCGCCTTGATTGAATATGTACTGTCGGATGCCGAAGGCAATCAAATCGATGCGTCTAATGGCCAACCTTTAGCCTACTTGCACGGCCACCACAATTTGATTCCCGGTTTAGAAAAAGAATTAGAAGGCAAAAGTGTTTCTGATAAATTCACCGTCACCATCCCCGCAGAGGATGCTTATGGCCCCAAAATGGATCATTTAGTGCAGGCTAATGTGCCAAAAGAAATGTTCCAAGGCGTAGAAAATTTAGAAGTCGGGATGCGTTTTCAAGCACAGTCAGATGAAGGCATGCATTCGGTGGTCATTACTCAGGTCTCTGATGAACATGTAACTGTGGATGGCAACCATGAGTTGGCAGGGATGGATTTAACCTTTGCGGTTGAAATCATGGGGATTCGTGATGCGACTGCAGAAGAAATTGAACATGGTCATGCACACGGTGCTGGCGGACATCACCACCACTAA
- a CDS encoding response regulator transcription factor, whose product MNESVKPAQSTILAVDDDATFLRILQQAFLNQSITLDTAHSPQEAEAKIQQNTYGYAILDLNLEGQSGLNLLKYLLEQLPDCQVLILTGYASVATAVEAMRLGALDYLCKPASIDDILKALRFAKPDSANSEPTEEQPEADNPQDFVPMSVKRLEWEHIQKTLTEHDGNITLTAAALNMHRRTLQRKLQKRPVEK is encoded by the coding sequence GTGAACGAGTCTGTAAAACCAGCGCAATCAACCATCTTAGCCGTAGATGACGATGCCACTTTTTTACGCATACTCCAACAGGCATTTTTGAACCAGTCCATCACACTTGATACCGCTCATTCGCCACAAGAAGCCGAAGCAAAAATTCAACAAAATACCTACGGCTATGCCATTTTAGATTTAAACCTAGAAGGACAAAGCGGCCTGAATTTGCTCAAATATTTGCTTGAGCAACTACCCGACTGCCAGGTTTTGATATTAACCGGCTACGCCAGTGTTGCCACGGCTGTTGAAGCCATGCGACTGGGCGCTTTAGATTATTTATGCAAACCCGCCAGCATTGACGACATCCTTAAAGCCTTAAGATTTGCCAAACCTGACAGTGCAAATTCTGAACCTACAGAAGAACAACCAGAAGCAGACAATCCCCAAGACTTTGTTCCCATGTCTGTGAAACGCCTCGAATGGGAACACATTCAAAAAACCCTCACGGAACACGACGGCAATATCACCCTCACCGCCGCTGCCCTAAACATGCACCGCCGCACTTTGCAACGCAAACTGCAAAAGCGTCCTGTCGAGAAGTAA
- a CDS encoding CopD family protein codes for MLWLKTFHILFMMSWMAGIFYLPRIFVHFVEGQAAGQQVDRLAIMGDKLYKFMTIMMMLAIGSGIWLWLAYWPIAQGMGWLHAKIVFVGLMLAYHLWAKKRVKEMQLGHLDHSGVYYRWANEIPLLLVTIILILVVVKPF; via the coding sequence ATGTTGTGGTTAAAAACTTTTCATATTCTTTTTATGATGTCTTGGATGGCAGGAATCTTTTACTTGCCGCGTATATTTGTGCATTTTGTAGAAGGGCAAGCGGCGGGTCAGCAAGTCGATAGATTGGCGATTATGGGGGATAAATTGTATAAGTTTATGACCATTATGATGATGTTGGCGATAGGCTCGGGTATTTGGTTATGGCTTGCTTATTGGCCCATTGCACAAGGTATGGGCTGGCTGCATGCCAAAATTGTGTTTGTCGGCTTAATGCTGGCTTATCACTTGTGGGCAAAAAAACGCGTCAAAGAAATGCAGTTGGGTCATTTAGACCACAGCGGTGTTTATTACCGTTGGGCCAATGAAATTCCATTATTGTTGGTCACGATTATTTTGATTTTGGTGGTGGTTAAGCCTTTTTAA
- a CDS encoding sensor histidine kinase, producing MAPFKYFTNLLILLTLLWLITLGWFYLHLNIHFSFEKVGLWMGMMLLTLIAIYTKQVQHYLNKASISQDHLGFGLLAWTLLLTTGLLYETGGTINPLVHLLLLPLALGMLILSSRYFIALAFLSAALYGLVNYHYVPVMSLKVQSLQAFFAWHLHGSMLVFILLVVFLAMFILPLKKRLEQQRYAIEQQRNQALQNEYLLSVASIASASAHQLSTPLNTLKLLESLLDNEVHTPMGKDLMKTYREQVQICTQALQGLRKRAEFAQTKNPQTISLQNFIQTLIEEFALLHPKSVLQTREPATNINLKIDESFKLAIMNLLDNAARYSPDSIVIEFQHTATHLLFNICDEGGGVPESELAHLGQQPLEEYHGIGMGVFLSRMIIERFQGKLLFSLIDKPKKGLKASVWLPKTRFDLS from the coding sequence ATGGCACCCTTCAAATACTTTACTAACCTATTGATCTTATTAACATTACTTTGGCTCATTACGCTTGGCTGGTTTTATTTACACCTAAACATCCATTTCTCTTTTGAAAAAGTTGGCCTATGGATGGGGATGATGCTGTTAACCCTAATCGCCATTTACACCAAGCAAGTGCAACACTACTTAAATAAGGCTTCCATTTCACAAGATCATCTGGGATTTGGGTTACTGGCTTGGACGCTATTATTAACAACCGGCTTGTTGTATGAAACCGGCGGCACCATTAATCCCCTTGTGCATTTATTGCTACTGCCTTTAGCCTTAGGGATGCTCATCCTTTCTTCACGCTACTTTATCGCTTTGGCATTTCTCTCTGCCGCACTCTATGGGCTAGTCAACTATCACTATGTGCCCGTCATGTCGCTTAAGGTGCAAAGCTTGCAAGCCTTTTTTGCCTGGCATTTGCATGGATCTATGTTGGTGTTTATTTTATTGGTGGTGTTTTTGGCCATGTTTATTTTGCCACTTAAAAAGCGCCTAGAGCAACAACGCTATGCCATCGAACAGCAGCGTAACCAAGCCTTACAAAATGAATATTTGCTGTCAGTCGCCAGCATTGCCTCGGCATCGGCCCATCAACTCAGCACCCCGCTTAATACCTTAAAATTACTCGAATCTTTATTGGATAACGAAGTCCACACGCCCATGGGCAAAGACTTGATGAAAACCTATCGCGAGCAAGTGCAAATCTGCACTCAGGCTCTACAAGGATTGCGTAAACGCGCTGAATTTGCCCAAACTAAAAATCCACAAACCATTTCACTACAAAACTTCATCCAAACGCTGATAGAAGAATTTGCTCTATTGCACCCCAAAAGTGTTTTACAAACTCGCGAGCCCGCCACTAACATCAATCTAAAGATCGATGAAAGCTTCAAACTGGCCATTATGAACCTACTCGACAATGCTGCGCGTTACAGCCCAGACTCTATCGTCATAGAATTTCAACACACAGCAACCCACTTGTTATTTAACATTTGCGATGAAGGCGGTGGCGTGCCAGAAAGTGAATTGGCGCATTTAGGGCAACAGCCTTTAGAGGAATATCACGGTATTGGCATGGGCGTTTTCTTAAGTCGTATGATTATTGAACGCTTTCAAGGCAAGTTACTTTTTAGCCTAATTGACAAACCCAAAAAAGGCCTTAAAGCCAGCGTTTGGCTACCTAAAACCCGCTTTGATTTAAGTTAA